The following are encoded in a window of Naumovozyma castellii chromosome 8, complete genome genomic DNA:
- the THI2 gene encoding Thi2p (ancestral locus Anc_6.154) → MQRICAKSLKVDGKLNKARTFTGCWACRLKKRRCDELKPTCSLCVRHGDTCSYDIRLMWLDVNMFKVDTSMSGGAEYVTFNESQQRRCNRFMISKTKKQGRTNNDKGKISKSKFKRLVFDAENQLSPPNSDGVEDEEQFKKSNNVQVKKSSTFTISVRRLKIYNNAVESVYGSNCNDYGQKKVNSKLNELLGNLDASMENMKKTNKSKSFFILKQGPFNAFPVIKEDELPDTPHSLNDLDVDINLATISNEILTKQEQSLVSLFDNEECADLTWIERVLWLNCQENMILKREEYSQWFLNYLQTAFSNKFIKMLTKLIDMTESLQYWLDAIINQWQNNSDWQAVAFTILVVLHGYDSCPQLTTELENWFMRLNKVNYSMYPLINFIIRNTESIDILYHCNRLLATNGILQDTYQDELTYELHVLVSDKLVTKWKDRVFEQLCSCEDTSHSCSQLKYWELRLKCNEQFYNDVYLDV, encoded by the coding sequence ATGCAAAGAATCTGTGCAAAGAGTTTGAAAGTTGACGGTAAGCTGAATAAAGCTAGGACGTTTACTGGTTGTTGGGCCTGTCGTCTTAAGAAACGTAGATGTGACGAATTAAAGCCCACCTGTTCACTATGCGTGAGGCATGGCGATACGTGTTCCTATGATATTAGATTGATGTGGCTGGATGTCAATATGTTTAAAGTGGACACCTCCATGAGTGGTGGCGCTGAATATGTCACATTTAATGAAAGTCAACAACGAAGATGTAACAGATTTATGATTAGTAAGACTAAGAAGCAGGGCAGgacaaataatgataagGGTAAGATTTCCAAGAGTAAATTTAAAAGACTAGTATTTGATGCAGAGAATCAATTGTCGCCTCCAAATAGTGATGGTGTTGAGGACGAGgaacaatttaaaaaaagtaACAACGTACAAGTTAAGAAGAGCTCGACTTTCACAATTAGCGTGAGACgtttgaaaatatataacaaTGCTGTTGAATCAGTGTATGGGAGTAATTGTAATGACTATGGCCAAAAGAAGGTGAATTCGAAATTAAATGAGTTATTGGGTAATCTTGATGCTTCAATGGAGAATATGAAGAAAACTAATAAGAGCaaatcatttttcattttgaaacaaGGTCCGTTTAATGCATTTCCTGtcattaaagaagatgaactGCCAGATACACCTCATTCCTTGAATGACCTTGACGTTGATATTAACCTTGCcacaatttcaaatgagaTACTTACAAAACAAGAACAATCATTagtatcattatttgataatgaagaatgtGCAGATCTTACTTGGATCGAAAGGGTACTTTGGTTAAACTGtcaagaaaatatgattttgaaaagagaagaatatTCCCAATggtttttaaattatttacaaaCTGCCTTCTCcaacaaatttatcaaGATGCTAACCAAACTTATTGACATGACAGAAAGCTTGCAATATTGGCTGGATGccattattaatcaatGGCAAAACAATTCAGATTGGCAAGCTGTTGCATTTACCATCTTGGTTGTCCTCCATGGGTATGATTCCTGTCCACAATTGACAACCGAATTAGAGAATTGGTTTATGAGATTAAACAAGGTGAATTACTCCATGTAcccattaataaattttattattaggAATACAGAGTCCATTGACATATTATATCACTGTAATCGATTATTAGCCACAAATGGAATCTTACAGGATACATATCAAGACGAATTGACTTACGAATTACATGTTTTAGTAAGTGATAAGTTAGTGACTAAATGGAAGGATAGAGTGTTTGAACAGTTATGTTCATGTGAAGATACAAGTCATTCATGTTCTCAATTAAAGTATTGGGAATTACGATTGAAATGTAATGAGCAATTTTATAATGATGTTTATTTAGACGTGTAA
- the ARC1 gene encoding Arc1p (ancestral locus Anc_6.153) — MSDLLTRFQSLSIAKSAVSLSRDQSALATQWESIIKSNQLQQNLDQINLFLRDNAFLCATAQPTATDVIVFEPLFPLMKQLVSSTKDILQIYNSYRHILRWSDFLQTLLSVPAADQLSLNYDLQLTHEIVEKKKKPHAVDNTAKKPAAAAAAESKGKKEAATSGQPRGKPDEETLKKLREEAKAKKAAKKAANAAAQAEKEKKEAEMPPVSSIDFRVGFIQKAIKHPDADSLYVSTIDVGDEEGPRTVCSGLVKHFSLEEMQERYVVVVCNLKPVNMRGIKSTAMVLCGSTEDKVEFVEPPKGSHAGDKVFFEGFGKEEPMKQLNPKKKIWERLQPQFSTNDQLEVTFKKEDGTLLKLTNNEGQSFKVASIVNANVR, encoded by the coding sequence ATGTCTGATCTACTAACCAGATTCCAATCCCTTTCTATCGCTAAGTCCGCGGTCTCTCTATCCAGAGATCAATCCGCCTTGGCCACTCAATGGGAGTCCATAATTAAATCAAACCAATTGCAACAAAACTTGGATCAAATTAACTTATTCCTAAGAGATAATGCCTTCCTATGTGCCACAGCTCAACCCACTGCTACCGATGTGATTGTCTTTGAACCATTGTTCCCATTGATGAAACAATTGGTCTCAAGCACCAAGGATATCTTGCAAATTTATAACAGTTACAGACATATCCTAAGATGGTCTGATTTCTTACAAACTCTATTATCTGTTCCAGCCGCTGATCAATTGAGTTTGAACTATGATTTACAATTGACTCACGAAATCgtggaaaagaagaagaaacctCATGCCGTTGATAATACCGCCAAGAAACCAGCTGCTGCTGCCGCTGCTGAATCCAAGGGTAAGAAGGAAGCCGCCACATCTGGTCAACCAAGAGGTAAGCCTGATGAAGAGactttaaaaaaattaagagaaGAAGCTAAGGCTAAGAAGGCCGCTAAGAAGGCTGCCAATGCTGCTGCTCAAGctgaaaaagaaaagaaggaagctGAAATGCCACCTGTATCATCCATTGATTTCCGTGTTGGGTTCATTCAAAAGGCTATAAAGCATCCTGATGCTGATTCTCTTTATGTTTCAACTATCGATGTCggtgatgaagaaggtCCAAGAACTGTTTGTTCTGGGTTAGTGAAACATTTCTCCTTAGAAGAAATGCAAGAACGTTATGTCGTAGTCGTTTGTAATTTGAAGCCAGTCAACATGAGAGGTATTAAATCTACTGCCATGGTTCTTTGTGGGTCTACTGAAGATAAGGTAGAGTTTGTTGAACCACCAAAGGGATCTCATGCTGGTGATAAAGTCTTCTTTGAAGGTTTCGGGAAGGAAGAGCcaatgaaacaattaaatccaaagaagaagatttggGAAAGATTACAACCTCAATTCTCCACTAATGATCAATTGGAAGTTACTTTCAAGAAGGAAGATGGTACTCTCTTGAAATTAACTAATAATGAAGGCCAATCTTTCAAGGTGGCTTCTATTGTTAACGCTAATGTCCGTTAA
- the ERT1 gene encoding Ert1p (ancestral locus Anc_6.152), with translation MSMTIDETMMASNINRFEATMVGPSAKEKKSQTGKRRKINVACSNCAKSHSSCDSCRPCSRCIKKELQDSCVDKPRKKRKYLDGIPDVKLPNQLRSEEPVTVSANMTRQPSLSQEQQLFSDPQHIIHRSTFMSNAANSEYAILSNIISQDGGMINKIPVDVLYSNPNSNGNTNMGNSPNNMRRSLPQSPESESSMTARPIVYNNVSSTTRQHSANVPPQPYPSEYQNVYSLLLGPKSNQIVSSRINLFENHFPLVPVHGGGSSLSFKRLLTAKQPRGPELQYNKSINQYYLNNETLTFPEVMTRYKSTKQHTVSFALECRSDTGNTSGNNNAFTPRCNREWEHSLRYSSPMEIYTLINEPFCHTMGFRHLLLYLRNRFNQKDIVSMCRSMTEFRPIFIACSMTLTEEDMIFMEQCYQRTLLEYSKFIGQIGTPTCVWRRNGQISYINEEFEILTGWTREELLNKMTFIVEILDDDSVRDYFKTFSSVAYKDFKGCEQMKTCRLLTPLEGQVVNCGCMWTLKRDISGLPLMILGNFMPILP, from the coding sequence ATGAGTATGACGATAGATGAGACCATGATGGCAAGCAACATCAACAGGTTTGAGGCCACTATGGTAGGGCCTTCTGctaaagagaagaaaagcCAAACTggcaagagaagaaagattaACGTAGCGTGTTCCAATTGCGCAAAGAGTCACTCATCGTGTGACTCTTGTCGTCCCTGTTCTCGATGTATCAAGAAGGAATTGCAGGATTCGTGTGTGGATAAACCTAGGAAGAAACggaaatatttggatgGGATACCCGATGTTAAACTACCCAACCAGCTACGTTCCGAAGAACCCGTCACTGTGTCTGCTAATATGACGAGGCAACCGTCTTTGAGCcaggaacaacaattatTCTCTGATCCACAACATATTATCCATCGTTCCACCTTTATGTCTAATGCCGCTAATTCAGAATACGCGATCCTGTCCAATATTATTAGTCAGGATGGCGGAATGATAAATAAGATTCCCGTGGATGTCTTGTATTCTAATCCAAATTCTAATGGGAATACCAATATGGGTAATAGTCCAAATAATATGAGAAGGAGTTTACCGCAATCTCCAGAAAGTGAATCTTCCATGACGGCTCGCCCTATTGTGTATAACAATGTAAGCTCGACTACAAGACAACATAGTGCCAACGTTCCACCTCAACCATATCCATCAGAATATCAAAATgtttattctttattattgggACCCAAATCGAACCAAATTGTATCATCACGGATTAATTTATTCGAAAATCACTTCCCGTTGGTCCCCGTGCATGGTGGTGGTTCATCATTGTCGTTCAAAAGATTGTTGACAGCCAAGCAGCCTCGTGGACCAGAATTACAATATAATAAGTCGATAAACCAATACTATctaaataatgaaactttAACGTTCCCCGAGGTGATGACAAGATATAAATCCACAAAACAACATACTGTATCATTCGCTCTTGAATGCAGAAGTGATACAGGTAACACGAGcggtaataataatgcaTTCACGCCACGATGTAACAGAGAATGGGAGCATTCATTAAGATATTCATCACCGATGGAAATTTACACTTTGATAAATGAACCATTTTGTCATACGATGGGGTTCCGTCATTTACTATTATATCTTCGAAACAGATTTAATCAAAAGGATATTGTTAGTATGTGCCGTTCCATGACAGAATTCCGTCCTATTTTCATTGCATGTTCCATGACGCTTACTGAAGAGGATATGATATTTATGGAACAATGTTATCAAAGAACACTCCTGGAATACAGTAAGTTTATTGGACAAATTGGGACGCCCACTTGTGTTTGGAGACGTAATGGACAAATTTCATacattaatgaagaatttgaaatcttaaCTGGGTGGAcaagagaagaattattgaataagaTGACGTTTATTGTGGAGATCTTGGATGACGATTCCGTAAGAGATTATTTCAAGACATTCTCCAGTGTCGCCTACAAGGATTTTAAAGGTTGTGAACAAATGAAGACATGTCGTCTACTAACACCTTTGGAAGGTCAAGTAGTCAATTGCGGTTGTATGTGGACACTGAAAAGAGACATTTCCGGGTTACCCTTGATGATACTGGGTAACTTTATGCCGATTTTGCCCTAG